A stretch of the Malus sylvestris chromosome 10, drMalSylv7.2, whole genome shotgun sequence genome encodes the following:
- the LOC126585803 gene encoding probable methyltransferase PMT24, translating into MAVGKYSRVDGRKSSNCCSTTSLVVFVTFCLIGVWMLMSTVVPIQNQGSSSEETMDEVNRQVITEKNSKQFEDSSGELSGTLAKEDENGSGESHLDIENDQNVEDGSVNTTEEKQEEVVSKEGSEEKTEPESDNVGEGNQQEKLVEERSDEKPSMEEGKKTEEITDQEASSGDGESNSEAGRTELEENSGTKTSGEETSDEVKQEEEANSQTEMEKVEKNQEESDTSSNTESQETTAENEQGTTEVVESQNEKETQESSSAEHKSGHHEWKWKVCDVTAGPDYIPCLDNWGSIKKLPGRGHYEHRERHCPDEAPTCLVPLPEGYKRPIQWPTSREKIWYHNVPHTKLAEVKGHQNWVKVTGEYLTFPGGGTQFINGALHYIDFIQKSLPDIAWGKRSRVILDVGCGVASFGGFLFERDVLAMSFAPKDEHEAQVQFALERGIPAISAVMGTKRLPYPSCVFDLIHCARCRVPWHIEGGKLLLELNRVLRPGGYFVWSATPVYQKLPEDVGIWKAMSKLTKSMCWDLVVIKKDKLNGVAAAIYRKPSTNECYNKRLHNDPPLCSESDDPNAGWNVTLEACMHKVPEGVLDRGSQWPPQWPSRLQKPPYWLKSQLDVDGKSAQEDFISDYKHWKKVVSETYLNGMGVNWSTVRNVMDMRAVYGGFAAALKDLKVWVMNVVPVDSRDTLPIIYERGLIGIYHDWCESFSTYPRSYDLLHADHLFSVLKKRCSLVAVIAEVDRILRPEGKLIVWDNAETLNEIESMAKSLQWDIRFTYTKDNEGLLYIQKTFWRPAEKETILSAIA; encoded by the exons ATGGCTGTGGGGAAGTATTCCCGAGTTGATGGAAGGAAGTCGTCGAATTGTTGTTCAACGACTAGTCTGGTTGTTTTTGTAACGTTTTGTTTAATTGGGGTCTGGATGTTGATGTCAACGGTTGTTCCGATTCAGAATCAAGGGTCATCATCTGAGGAGACCATGGATGAGGTAAACCGGCAAGTTATAactgaaaaaaattcaaagcaaTTCGAAGACAGTTCGGGGGAACTATCAGGAACTTTAGCAAAAGAGGATGAAAATGGCAGTGGTGAAAGCCATTTGGATATTgagaatgaccaaaatgttgAGGATGGGTCTGTGAATACAACGGAAGAAAAACAGGAAGAAGTGGTTTCAAAGGAGGGATCTGAGGAGAAGACTGAGCCAGAAAGTGACAATGTTGGTGAGGGAAATCAGCAAGAGAAGCTTGTGGAAGAGAGATCTGATGAGAAACCTTCGATGGAAGAGGGAAAAAAGACAGAGGAAATAACTGATCAAGAAGCTAGTTCAGGAGATGGGGAGTCCAATTCCGAAGCTGGAAGAACGGAGCTGGAAGAGAATTCAGGTACAAAGACATCTGGAGAGGAGACTTCTGATGAAGTAAAGCAGGAAGAGGAAGCTAATAGTCAGACTGAGATGGAAAAGGTTGAGAAAAATCAGGAAGAAAGTGATACCAGTAGTAACACAGAAAGCCAGGAAACTACAGCTGAAAATGAGCAAGGGACAACTGAAGTTGTGGAGTCGCAGAATGAGAAGGAAACCCAAGAATCTTCGTCAGCTGAACATAAGAGTGGGCATCATGAATGGAAGTGGAAAGTCTGTGATGTCACGGCTGGGCCAGACTACATCCCTTGTCTTGACAATTGGGGATCTATCAAGAAGCTTCCAGGTAGAGGCCACTATGAACACCGAGAGAGGCACTGCCCTGATGAAGCCCCCACCTGTCTTGTTCCCCTACCAGAAGGATATAAACGACCCATTCAGTGGCCCACAAGCAGGGAAAAG ATATGGTACCACAATGTCCCTCACACGAAGCTCGCAGAAGTTAAAGGGCACcaaaattgggttaaagttaccGGTGAATACCTCACATTTCCCGGTGGCGGAACTCAGTTTATAAATGGCGCTCTTCATTACattgattttattcaaaaa TCTCTTCCTGATATCGCATGGGGTAAAAGAAGCCGTGTGATATTGGATGTTGGGTGTGGTGTAGCTAGCTTTGGAGGATTTCTATTTGAAAGAGATGTTCTTGCTATGTCATTTGCTCCTAAGGATGAGCATGAAGCCCAAGTACAATTTGCACTAGAACGGGGAATCCCTGCCATATCAGCTGTTATGGGTACCAAAAGACTACCCTACCCAAGTTGTGTGTTTGATCTTATCCACTGTGCACGGTGTAGAGTCCCTTGGCATATTGAAG GGGGTAAACTGCTCCTGGAGCTTAATCGTGTCTTGCGACCTGGTGGTTACTTTGTCTGGTCTGCTACTCCAGTTTACCAAAAGCTTCCTGAAGATGTTGGCATTTGGAAAG CTATGTCGAAATTAACAAAGTCAATGTGCTGGGATCTAGTGGTTATTAAAAAGGACAAACTCAATGGAGTGGCTGCTGCCATATATAGAAAACCCTCTACCAATGAGTGCTACAATAAAAGATTACACAATGACCCTCCTCTCTGCAGTGAATCTGATGATCCAAATGCTGGCTG GAATGTAACATTGGAGGCATGCATGCACAAAGTCCCGGAGGGTGTATTAGACCGTGGATCTCAGTGGCCTCCGCAATGGCCATCAAGGTTGCAGAAACCACCATACTGGTTAAAGTCTCAGCTTGATGTTGATGGGAAATCTGCCCAAGAAGATTTCATTTCTGACTACAAGCATTGGAAAAAAGTTGTTTCTGAGACCTATTTGAATGGGATGGGAGTCAATTGGTCTACTGTGAGGAATGTCATGGACATGAGAGCTGTATACGGAGG GTTTGCTGCAGCTCTAAAAGACTTAAAAGTTTGGGTTATGAATGTAGTCCCAGTTGACTCTCGTGACACACTTCCAATAATCTATGAGCGCGGTTTAATTGGGATATATCATGATTGGTGTGAATCGTTCAGTACCTACCCCAGATCTTATGATCTTTTACACGCAGATCATCTATTCTCTGTCCTTAAGAAAAG ATGCAGCTTAGTGGCAGTGATTGCAGAAGTTGATAGGATACTGAGGCCAGAAGGGAAACTAATTGTATGGGACAACGCTGAAACCTTAAATGAGATTGAGAGTATGGCTAAATCTCTGCAATGGGACATCCGATTTACTTACACGAAAGACAACGAGGGTTTGCTGTACATTCAGAAGACGTTTTGGCGTCCTGCAGAGAAGGAAACAATTCTGTCGGCCATTGCTTAA